In the genome of Paenibacillus sp. FSL R5-0766, one region contains:
- a CDS encoding DUF3343 domain-containing protein, translated as MDEWINDWMLIAFDSTQQALRAEMLLEFAEIEIDLFPTPKEITAGCALCIQFPKEDLERVQKIIRNEFVEIRGLYFKTEDSYDNIPM; from the coding sequence ATGGACGAATGGATTAACGATTGGATGCTGATTGCGTTTGATTCAACCCAGCAGGCGCTGCGTGCTGAAATGCTGCTGGAGTTTGCTGAGATAGAGATTGATTTGTTCCCTACACCAAAAGAAATTACAGCAGGGTGTGCGCTGTGTATTCAGTTTCCAAAGGAGGATCTGGAGCGAGTACAGAAGATCATTCGTAACGAGTTCGTAGAGATCCGAGGCCTCTATTTTAAAACAGAAGACAGCTATGATAACATACCGATGTAG
- the yyaC gene encoding spore protease YyaC — MNPTSRSFSSQDMTSLKIPHTDPGIHSAITHRLMFHLYKAHSLQNVVIVCIGTDRSTGDCLGPLVGSALSKWDSPLFHLYGTLDEPVHAMNLQDTLHNIQKTHHNPYVIGIDACLGQSSSVGCIQVVNGPLKPGAGVNKELPPVGDIHLTGIVNVGGFMEYFVLQNTRLSLVMRMSEIISSSLYSAIREWHTRSTLLAVPE; from the coding sequence ATGAATCCTACTTCGCGTTCCTTTTCATCACAAGACATGACCAGTTTGAAAATCCCCCATACCGATCCAGGTATTCACTCGGCCATTACCCATCGTTTAATGTTTCACCTCTATAAAGCCCATTCTCTGCAAAATGTAGTGATTGTCTGCATCGGCACAGATCGCTCAACAGGCGACTGCCTTGGTCCTCTGGTCGGATCAGCCCTTTCCAAGTGGGACAGCCCTTTATTCCATCTATATGGTACCTTGGATGAACCAGTCCATGCGATGAACCTGCAAGATACACTCCACAACATACAGAAAACACACCATAACCCTTATGTGATTGGCATTGACGCCTGTCTCGGTCAATCATCCAGTGTGGGTTGCATTCAAGTTGTGAATGGTCCACTCAAGCCGGGTGCGGGGGTAAATAAAGAATTACCGCCGGTCGGCGATATCCATCTGACAGGTATCGTTAACGTCGGCGGCTTTATGGAATACTTTGTTCTACAGAACACACGGCTCAGTCTTGTTATGCGCATGTCCGAGATTATATCCAGCAGTCTGTACTCGGCCATTCGGGAATGGCATACACGTTCTACTCTGCTTGCTGTGCCAGAGTAA
- a CDS encoding DUF4446 family protein: MAELNELILEQLLWIIGGMALLTVILLIVSIVQGAKLRKFKRKYEAMMAGSGVEDLESLLINLKIQMDSIEDEHKLQTNQLQVVMQKLTRIQGKVGVKRYNAYGERGSDLSFSMAMINDSQDGMILTGIYNRDGSYVYAKPLKGGESTYTLSPEEKEAITLAQQAE, encoded by the coding sequence ATGGCTGAATTAAACGAGCTGATTCTGGAACAGCTGTTATGGATTATTGGCGGAATGGCATTACTTACGGTGATCTTGCTTATTGTGAGTATTGTTCAAGGGGCAAAGTTACGAAAATTTAAACGTAAATATGAAGCCATGATGGCTGGCAGTGGAGTAGAGGACCTGGAATCGTTGCTGATTAATCTGAAAATTCAGATGGACAGCATTGAGGATGAACACAAACTGCAAACGAATCAGCTGCAAGTTGTCATGCAAAAGCTGACCCGCATTCAAGGAAAAGTTGGCGTGAAAAGGTACAATGCATATGGAGAGCGTGGCAGTGATCTGAGCTTCTCAATGGCCATGATTAATGATAGCCAGGATGGCATGATCCTTACGGGGATATATAACCGTGACGGTTCTTACGTATATGCCAAACCTCTTAAAGGGGGAGAGTCCACGTATACTCTGTCCCCAGAGGAAAAGGAAGCTATTACTCTGGCACAGCAAGCAGAGTAG